The Helicobacter canis genomic sequence GGATTTTACGCAGATGTTTGCAGAGATTGAGAAATTTCTACCGACAATTGAATGCAATATTTTAAATAAAACAATTGCACAAGAGTTTCTCACGCTTTATGTCCAAACGCCCACAGGACTTGTGGAGACGACTATTGATCAAAGCCTTTTTGTCAATAATTTTTTCAAAGAAGCGTGTGATATTTATGCAAAGATTCAAGAAAGAGATCTTGTGTTTTTAGAAGGAAAAAATATCATCAAAGTCTTAGAAGAAATAGAAGAATCCACTAAAAAAAGCTACGATATGCAGCGTTACAAAGGTCTAGGTGAAATGGACCCAGATCAATTACAAGAAACTACTATGATCCCAAGTAATAGGACACTTTTACGCGTAACTTTGCCAAATGAAGAAGAGGCTGATAGGATTTTCACACTTTTTATGGGCGATGAAGTAGAACCTAGGAGAGAGTATATCCAGCTCCACGCAAAAGATGTAAAAAACCTTGATGTATGATAAGTTAAAATGTTTGAAACAGAGCAGCTAATCATCATCGATGGTGTAGAGATTCTCACGCGTGGGGTTGATTATTGGTCTTTGGGAGTTTTTATCCTTATTTTTGTTGCTAGTATAGCGGTGTATTTTCTGCCAAGTCTTATCGCTATACTTCGACATCACCGAGATAGATTTCTAATCCTTATTATCAATGTGTTTTTTGGTTGGAGCGTGCTTGGCTGGTTTATGGCTCTTATTTGGAGCTTTATGCGTAGATAGCTATAAAATCTCCAACCCCACAGGACAATGATCACTTCCTAAAATCTCAGGGTAAATGCTAGCACTCTTTAACCTAGAACCCAAAATTTTAGAGCAGAGAAAGTAATCAATACGCCACCCCGTGTTGTTTGCCCTAGCCTTTCCCATATAGCTCCACCAAGTGTAAGCTCTCTCTTTGTCAGGGTAAAAGTGGCGATAAGTATCTGTGAAGCCAGAATCTAGCAGCGCACTCATTTTCTCTCTTTCTTCATCAGTGAAGCCAGCGTTTCTGCGGTTTGTTTTAGGGTTTTTTAAATCAATCTCTTTATGTGCGACATTGAGATCTCCGCAGACAATTACGGGCTTTTTAGATTCTAAGGCTTTTAAAAATGCGCGAAAGTCATCTTCCCACTCCATTCTGTATGCTAGGCGTTCTAACTCTCTTTTAGAGTTTGGAGTATAGACATTCACAAGATAAAAATCGCTAAATTCTGCTGTGATAATGCGCCCCTCTTTGTCGTGGTGGGCGATCCCCATATCATAGCCCACGCTTAAAGGCTCTTGCTTACTAAAGATTGCCACGCCAGAGTAGCCCTTTTTCTCCGCGCTATTCCAGTATTCATAATATCCGCTGAAGTCAAATTCTGCTTGCTCTTTGTGCATTTTTGATTCTTGGATACAAAACACATCTGCATTTACAGCGTTAAAAAACTCCATAAAGCCCTTATTCATACACGCTCTTAGTCCATTAACATTCCAAGAAATTAGTTTCAATGTAAATCCTTTAGTCAAATGTGCGGATTATAGGATAAAAGTCCTTATGGTTTTTATAATTTAAGCGTATTTTTAATCAAAACAAGGC encodes the following:
- a CDS encoding superinfection immunity protein, which encodes MFETEQLIIIDGVEILTRGVDYWSLGVFILIFVASIAVYFLPSLIAILRHHRDRFLILIINVFFGWSVLGWFMALIWSFMRR
- a CDS encoding exodeoxyribonuclease III, with the translated sequence MKLISWNVNGLRACMNKGFMEFFNAVNADVFCIQESKMHKEQAEFDFSGYYEYWNSAEKKGYSGVAIFSKQEPLSVGYDMGIAHHDKEGRIITAEFSDFYLVNVYTPNSKRELERLAYRMEWEDDFRAFLKALESKKPVIVCGDLNVAHKEIDLKNPKTNRRNAGFTDEEREKMSALLDSGFTDTYRHFYPDKERAYTWWSYMGKARANNTGWRIDYFLCSKILGSRLKSASIYPEILGSDHCPVGLEIL